Proteins co-encoded in one Uloborus diversus isolate 005 chromosome 9, Udiv.v.3.1, whole genome shotgun sequence genomic window:
- the LOC129230134 gene encoding uncharacterized protein LOC129230134, which translates to MCLPFIEVEPCKPSALEDKDNPDWVPSVNLGYGSSSIDCSRYKRRMKRKVCSLAEDLAESGAADNNDTESNHKDVGVLTDVSMKDLDLQQQVFRDMQLELSKVKDNLKKITLNEDSFKDNDDKVKYFTGLPTYALLLIIFDVVQHHLKETPQSALSKFQKLLLTLMHLRLTFDFTDLAYRFGVSKSTSSRAFEDCLYVMHERFSRMVSWPERSDLVEKVPSSFLDAFGKKATIIIDCFEIKIEKPSNVVAAAQSYSHYKSSNTAKYLIGISPQGMKMIQGL; encoded by the exons ATGTGTCTCCCATTCATCGAAGTTGAACCAT GCAAGCCCTCTGCTTTGGAGGACAAAGATAATCCAGATTGGGTCCCATCGGTGAATCTTGGTTACGGTTCCTCCAGCATTGATTGCTCGAGGTATAAACGAAGgatgaaaagaaaagtttgttcTCTTGCTGAGGATCTTGCAGAAAGCGGTGCTGCCGACAATAATGATACCGAGTCAAATCATAAGGATGTGGGTGTCCTAACTGATGTATCAATGAAAGATTTAGATCTGCAGCAACAGGTTTTTCGAGACATGCAGTTGGAACTTTCAAAAGTGAAAGACAATCTCAAAAAGATAACGTTAAATGAAGATTCCTTCAAAGATAATGATGACAAGGTAAAATATTTCACGGGATTGCCTACTTATGCATTGTTACTTATTATTTTTGATGTGGTTCAGCATCATTTAAAAGAAACGCCACAGTCTGCCTTAAgcaaatttcagaaacttttgcTCACCCTCATGCACCTAAGGCTGACTTTCGACTTTACGGACTTGGCATACAGGTTTGGAGTGTCGAAATCAACATCCTCCAGAGCATTTGAGGATTGCTTATATGTCATGCACGAACGATTTAGTCGCATGGTTTCCTGGCCTGAAAGAAGTGATTTGGTCGAGAAAGTGCCATCCTCGTTTTTAGATGCATTTGGCAAAAAAGCAACAATAATCATAGACTGCTTCGAAATCAAGATAGAAAAGCCTTCGAATGTGGTAGCTGCAGCACAAAGTTACTCACATTATAAAAGCAGCAACACTGCAAAGTACTTAATAGGCATCTCACCTCAAGGt ATGAAGATGATACAAGGACtgtga